One window of the Lytechinus variegatus isolate NC3 chromosome 3, Lvar_3.0, whole genome shotgun sequence genome contains the following:
- the LOC121410423 gene encoding protein SEC13 homolog, with protein MVSVISTVDTAHEDMIHDAQMDYYGIRLATCSSDRSVKIFDVKGGQQTLVANLRGHEGPVWQVAWAHPMYGNILASCSYDRKVIIWKETNGAWDKLFEYSNHESSVNSVQWAPSEFGLVLAAASSDGSVSVLTHNDGKWDSQKIKDAHAIGCNSVSWAPAVEPGSLIEPPSGQKPNLVRRFVTGGCDNLVKVWKEENGEWKDEHVLEAHSDWVRDVAWAPSIGLPHSVIASCSQDCRVIIWTNDEGTGSTWTPKILNKFSDVVWHVSWSVTGNILAVSGGDNKVSLWKESLEGQWVCVSDVNKGEGQTTQPVTATEPQPEQ; from the exons ATG GTTTCTGTAATCAGTACTGTGGATACAGCTCATGAAGATATGATT CATGATGCTCAGATGGACTACTACGGCATTAGACTTGCAACATGTTCTTCAGACAGATCTGTTAAGATCTTTGATGTAAAGGGTGGACAACAGACACTGGTTGCTAATTTGAGAGG CCATGAAGGTCCCGTTTGGCAGGTGGCTTGGGCCCATCCAATGTATGGAAATATCCTTGCTTCCTGCTCCTATGATAGGAAAGTGATTATCTGGAAGGAGACTAATGGTGCTTGGGATAAACTCTTTGAATACAGCAACCATGAATCATCAG TTAATTCTGTCCAATGGGCACCAAGTGAGTTTGGTCTAGTCTTAGCTGCAGCTTCATCTGATGGATCTGTTTCAGTCCTTACACATAATGATGGTAAATGGGATTCACAGAAGATCAAGGATGCTCATGCT ATTGGTTGTAATTCAGTGAGTTGGGCTCCAGCTGTAGAACCAGGCTCTCTGATTGAACCTCCATCTGGTCAGAAACCAAACCTAGTCAGGCGATTTGTCACAGGAGGATGTGATAATCTTGTCAAAGTCTGGAA GGAGGAGAACGGAGAATGGAAGGATGAGCATGTACTTGAAGCACATAGTGACTGGGTAAGAGACGTTGCATGGGCGCCCTCTATAGGTCTTCCTCACAGTGTCATAGCAAGCTGCTCACAGGATTGTAGGGTTATTATCTGGACCAATGATGAAGGTACCGGTAGTACATGGACTCCTAAG ATTCTGAATAAATTCAGCGATGTTGTTTGGCATGTAAGCTGGTCAGTGACTGGTAATATCTTGGCTGTATCAGGAGGAGATAATAAG GTGAGCTTATGGAAGGAATCATTAGAAGGTCAATGGGTGTGTGTTAGTGATGTCAATAAAGGAGAAGGTCAAACAACACAACCAGTCACAGCTACAGAACCACAACCTgaacaatga